TTTACTCCACCATTAATCTAGCCAGATTATTTTATAGCAAATGTGTTGTCAAGCTCTGTTTGATATGCTGTTTCTTTTGTTTAGAACAGCCTCAGCATACTTTGATCTGAGGCTTTTTGTTTTCCAGAATCCAGCGTATAACGACTGAACTATCGAGAACATTAAAGAGCGTCAAGCTTGGCAAATAGACTTTTCTATGCAGGGGTATGAAATAAAATAACCGCATTGATTGGTGTAGTCTCTGTTTTTTGTGAGCTTCATCACAAAAACAGATTGTTATTTTTTGTCGTGGAATAACATATTGTAACCCATGTTTTTTTGTGATTTACTAAATGTGTAAAAAATATTGACACGATTTTTAATAATAAAAACAATGAGATTGTGATCTGTGATCTGTGATCTGTGATCTGTGGTGACTCCTGTTGCCTATGCAGATTGGCTCTCTTTTGAAGAGTTGTTCACTTCAATATTATGTATTCAAATCGGTCAAAATCAATTTTTTATTAAGATACTAAACGCACTTGGTTTGTTGGTGGGTTATCTCAGCAGGGTGTAATAATCGAAGCGATCAGGGTGGTGTATGTATTGCAACTGTTTAAGTGAATCTTGCAAGCTTGAAGTTTTTTCAATTATTGAGTCATGTCTCAATTTTCATTCAAACGATGAGTTTGAAAGCATATTAAAAAGAACACGGGAGCTGATGGGTTATGAGATGATGGCATGTGGTATAGGGATTCGAGACGGTCGTTCGATGAAAGCTGTCACAAGTCTGAACAAAGGGTTTCCTGAAAAATTTATTTCAATGATTGTTGGCTCATCGGGTCAAGTCATATCTCCACTGTTTTGTCATTGGTTTGAAAGCCAATCACCACAGGTATTGGATGTTCATAAAGAATCTTGCCAGAGTTCTTCTGACGATATCGCTTTTTACCAGAGGTTTTCAATTAATAATGTCATGTCTCATGGCGTACTGGATTGTGGTCAGGGTTATGCATCGTATTTTGGTTTTGCCAATATAGTGGGTGGCATTGAAGAGCGTCATGTTGACCTGATGAAGATTCTAGTCCCTCATTTACATGCTGTATATACAAAAACAGCAGCTGTAAAAAAGGCTTTATCACCTATATTTCCAGTGGTTTCAACACTCCAGAGCGGTGACCTTTCAGATCAATATCTGGTTGCTCAAGCGGAGGTATCCCACAATAAAAAAATACTTTCAGCGCGTGAAACTGAAGTATTGAGATGGGTGTATTTAGGAAAAACTAACTGGGAAGTCGCGCAAGTGTTAAGTATTAGTGAGCAAACCGTGAAAAACCATGTTAAAAAAATCACTAAAAAGCTTGACGTAAATAATCGACAGCATGCTACTGCCAAGGCACTTCAAATGAAAATCATAGTAATCCAGTAAAATAATAGCCCTTTCGGGCTATTGCTATTGGTTTTTTCTGTGTGTAAATTAAACCTCAAGTTGTCAAAAAACTTTACATTTTAAATAGTAACTGGAGAAATAACGTGAATAAAAAATTAATAGCGGCTGTATCAATGTGTGCCTCAGTTTACTCTGGCACTTTGCTTGCCAATAGTGATGAAATCTCTTCACAACTGGAGAGTGTT
The genomic region above belongs to Gammaproteobacteria bacterium and contains:
- a CDS encoding LuxR C-terminal-related transcriptional regulator, whose product is MYCNCLSESCKLEVFSIIESCLNFHSNDEFESILKRTRELMGYEMMACGIGIRDGRSMKAVTSLNKGFPEKFISMIVGSSGQVISPLFCHWFESQSPQVLDVHKESCQSSSDDIAFYQRFSINNVMSHGVLDCGQGYASYFGFANIVGGIEERHVDLMKILVPHLHAVYTKTAAVKKALSPIFPVVSTLQSGDLSDQYLVAQAEVSHNKKILSARETEVLRWVYLGKTNWEVAQVLSISEQTVKNHVKKITKKLDVNNRQHATAKALQMKIIVIQ